The DNA window cattaatgcAAAAGAAAATGTGATGTCATCTTTAAGAAATACTACTAACATTCTgcttacatatataattaattagaataccCTTGGAATgacactattaatatataaatattgatgGTTACATTAGACTCGTACAATCTtttctattatataattaattagaataccCTTGGAATgacactattaatatataaatattgatgGTTACATTAGACTACAATCTTTTCAAATAGACGTCAACCGGAGatgacaataaaaaattcatataatgaAGTTATATTATCTAAATTGGTTAAGTACTACTAACGcgaaaatgaatgaaaatgtaCCTTAagttatttgttaattttttcttttcttcagaATCAAACTAGACAACTCAATCATCCGTATTGTCCATGTAGGTTGCAAgttatttaataacaattttttttcttactaattatcgatttttaaaattgagtttCATAATTGTCATTATTCAATTGGTTAAAACGTCATTTTACTAGTgtctcacatttttttatacggTTCGATATTCTTGCACAGACAATTTATGATAAAACTAAGACGACTCCAATCTCGggttattacaattatttttcatttttcttatagACTACCACTTTCTGAAAATGAGTTTCATAAATAACCTATTATAGGGTGGTAATAATAACGCTAAGTTCTCAGGATTGAAAGTCAATTTGTGATCAAACTAGGACAACTCAATTATTGTGGTTGTCTCTTTATGTTGGGCATATTAGGCATTGtcccattaattatatatttttcatttttcttataataggctaccattttctaaaaatgagCTTCATATATTTAAAGATGCATTCAACCAAGATTGAGAAATTAATTCATCTTTCATGTGATTCTCTTATATTATTAGAAGTTAGTtgttgtatttaattttaattgtgtttCTTTTATAGACTATCAATTGACATTGCTCAATTGGTTAAATCTTTGTGATAATAACTCTCATATTGTGAGTTTACATGTTTTTCCttacttacatttttttttttaaaattcatcatGTTGTGAGTCAACACGTTTTCGtctttagttataattttaaaatctttcttGTAACTACCAATTTGTAAGAATGTTTTTGATAACTGCCTATTATATAAGTTATGATTCTCTTACATTATTATAGTCTACATGTAACATGTTGTTGTCTTTGgttacaattttatagtttacaaatttttgtttgtaattacagttcttaagtttttattttatagagaatcaatttataaaaataaattttcataatgGCCTAttagctcagttggttagagcgtCCTGCTAATAACGCGAAGGTCGCAGGTTCGAGACCTGCATAGGCCATTCTTTATTTATGTGTTGAGGTCCTTTATGTGTTCATTTTGAAAGCTCGCATTTCTTTTAACATGTGAATTGAGGTCCTTTATGCGTCATTTTGAAAGCTTGTCATATTAATAACGTTAAGCCATTATACTATAATATATCAACATGTGAATTGAGGTCCTTTATGCGTTCATTTTGAAAGCTCGTCTGTCTTTTAACATGTGAATTGAGGTTTGTTCGAGACCTGCATTGGCCATTGTTtgtcttttatttgtttttaacctGTTgtctttattcttttaaaagTGTCATATTAATAACGTTAAACCATTATACTGCAATATATCAACACGTGAATTGAGGTCCTTTATGCGTCATATTGAAGCTCGTCTTTATAAATTGTTTGtctaatgatatatatatatatattagttattcagGTTGTCTATGTTactctttatttttcttaagcTTTGTTTGAGCATTgtattaataacattatttagTCATTATAATGTAATATGTCAACCCGATAATTGAGGTCCTTCTGGGTTCATTTTGAAGCTCATCTTTATAAGTTGTTTGtctaatgaaagaaaataaaattaatatatatattacaaacaCAACTTGCAAACAAGTTCAAATGAACCCATGAATTATTTTTGTGTGTTTACCACTTAActaaattaatgttatttggtaaattttgaaacatgtttttttattatcatttgacCCAAAGATAAAGAAATGACTTATTAATCCACGTGCTTatcttaaacttattttttaaagaagaaTATCCTATTAATTAGAAACTTGGTAAAAAGTGTTAAATTGacttatgaattaaaaatattgctttttattttaattcacgTAGAAGAAAATGtatgtttcttttttcttttctctttttttgcaaaagtttaaataaatatgttcgtttaaagaaaatttgatcAATTTTTCTTTGTGTAGTATAATCTACAACTTTATCAAAAGAATtgatttttaagatatatttactttaaaaaattctatataatttaattaaacttttaattgataataaaacaaaatcacattttattttttacttttgacaatttttaaaaataatcataattgtgataaaataccaattttcaaataatataaattattagtacactaaaaatattatatttatacatattcatttgataaattgtatcatatttatctaattaacataaaaccaataataataataatattaatttttatactgTGCAGTTTGAGTCTTTGAGAATTGGGACAAACAACACACTGTACACTTATgttctagaaaataaatatttaattttgtatagtaattacttttttataatatacattttaatactttgacttaattacttatattaaaataatttaaaactataattttattttgattttttaataagatttataattttaatttatatatataatctatttataatggttaaaattaatgataatattaaataaaatatttttaatcagtaattttattttgaaattttaatataaaattaaaaattctaatatatatatatatatatatatatatatatatatatatatatataattttaacacaAGTACACTTAGgttctagaaaataaatattttattttgtatttaaaaatatatataattgggaGTGAGATGTGAGGTTACAAAGGTCAATATAACACCTCTAACTTATCTCAAGAAATAGGTTAATTTATCAACCATTACTCTTTTCTTTTACGAAATTATAAATGGATCAATTTGTGTGAGATGTGTTAATGGGTGATACATTGACCTTGAACCAATATATTTCACCTCCGATCAAATTATTGGTACCAGTATTGAGTTATGTTACTCCATTCCTTCATTACAAActaaaaacaaacattattcCTCTAATAAAACCAATAAAATCTAATGTTCAAAAAAGAAGTAATACGTGAAAGACAAGTGTTGAGAGTAGTTAAGTAATGAACTAACATAGGTTTAACACAACGTCGGTCACCGAAAATTTAGTTGTTACCATATTCAAAACATAGGTTTTTCGGTTGCAAGAATGCATCGGTTTTTCGGTTGATCGGTTCGGCTTGTTTTCGGTTCGGTTTCAGGCGGTTTGGTTCAGTTCTAGGCGATTCAGTCAGTTTACTTACAGGCCTAGTTTGAACATGAGGGGGCTTCAATAGTTGAGACAGCCTAATGATCATTTTCCTCCTCTCATTCATCGTTGTTTTcgttattcataaaaaaaatataacaaatttgataaaatacattcatttaactttttttcatcAATACCAACGTCTTTCTCTTCGACCTCTTACTCTCATTACTCAGTTAACCAACACTATCATTTTTACATAACAgacctctcatattactaatcgcGAGATCTCAACAATACCAACATGTTTTACCATCAGTTTTGCCAAACTAACCATCTCATCATATCACCAAcctctttaccctcacttcTTTGGTAAATCAAcaaattcattcatttatttaaccaccaatattttttgttcttcaatgaacatctcattactaatatcgtgacctcacTTCAAGTATTTTATACCTCAACCTTCTCATATCATTACCGTGActttttactctcacttcagcaaactaaccaccaatctattcgacctctcatctcgtgacatcacTTTAACACTTCGGTTCTTACTCCTTAGTCACACATTTAACCACAAATATTCTTTTTCCTATTGGACAACTCTCATTACTAATATTTTGACCTCACATACTTTCACACGTCTTTTatccctcgtcaaaccaaccaccaaaatCCGAATTAACCCctcttcatctcgtgacctcacacttttaaatatCTCTTATTtctcgacaaatcaaccaccatTCACAATCGATCTCTAATATCATGACATCACACTTCAATCAATTAACAtttcattcacatatatttttaaccaccaatcacaattgacctctaatcGCGTGATTTTACGATCCTTTCTTACCCGTCCTCTTATCCTTTAGTAgaccaaccaccaatcttaatcttaccgacctcttatcccttggcaaaccaaccactaatttcattGACCTTTCATCTCATGACTTCATACTTTCACATGTTTTTAATCCCTCGACAAATCTACTATCAATCACAATTGACATCTAATCTCGTTACCTTACGATCCTTTGTTACTAGTCTCTTATCCATtaacaaaccaaccacaaattctaattgacctctcatctcgtgacctctcatctcgtgacctcattaCTTTCACACGCCTCATATATCTTGTCAAATCAACCACAAATCTCAATGAACCTctccatctcgtgacatcacactttcacacgcctcttatacCTTGgtaaatcaaccaccaattgtaatcacacttttacacgtctctcttatctctcgacaaaccaaccacaaatcaAATCCCACTTTCGCACGCCTCTTATACCTCGGataaccaccaatctcaatcatcCTCTAATCTCATCACCTCTTGATCCTTTGTTATCGGTCTTTTATCCCTTGTCAAATcatatctcaatcacattttcatAAGTCTCTTATCTCTCGGCAAATCGATATTACTAATCTCTTATCTCTcagcaaaccaaccatcaatctcaatcactCTTTCACATGTTACTTATCCCTTGGTAAACtaaccactaatctcaatcatattttcacatgtctcttatccacgacaaaccaaccaccaatcttaattatatttttacacgcctcttatctcttagtaaaccaaccaccaatctcaatcacacttttacaCGTCTTTTATCCCTCAataaaccaaccatcaatctcaatcgacctcacactttcacacttACATGCTTCTGATCCCTCGACAAACTAACCACAATCCCAATCAGCCTCTAATTTCGTGACTTTATGATCCTTTATTACAAACATCTTTATCCCttgacaaaccaaccatcaatcatAATGTTATTTTCCTCTTATTCCTCGGCAAACTAACCATGAACcaaatcacactttcacacgcctcttatccccCGGTAAACTAACCATtgatctcaatcgacctctaatctcatCACCTATTGATCCTTTGTTATCGACCTTTTATCACTTAAAAAACAACATCTCAATTACACtttcacaagtctcttatcTCTCGGCAAACCGATGTTACCAGTCTCTTATCCATCGGTAAACCaatcatcaatctcaatcacactttcacacgtctcttatccctcggtaaaCTAACCACCGATCacaaacatattttcacacgtctcttatccattgacaaaccaaccaccaatcttaattATATTCTCACACGCCTCTTTTCTCatagcaaaccaaccaccaatatcaatcacactttcatgcgcctcttatccctcaataaaccaaccatcaatcttaATCGACCTCACACTTTAACACTTACATGCTTTTGATCCCTCGataaatcaaccaccaatctcaatcgacctctaatttcGTGACTTTACGATTCTTTATTACCGACATCTTTATCACTTGACTAACAAATCACCAATCATAATGTTATCAGCCTCTTATTCCTCGACAAACAAACCATAAAAcaaatcacactttcacactcctattatccctcgataaactaaccaccaatctcaatcgacctctaatttcATCACCTATTGATCCTTTGTTACCGACCTTTTATCCattgacaaaccacatctcaatcacactttcataaGTCTCTTATCTCTCGGCAAACCAATGTTACCAGTCTTTTATCTCTCAGCAAATCAAccatcacactttcacacgtctcttattCCTCGgtaaactaaccaccaatcccaatcatattttcacacgcttcttatccatcgacaaaccaaccatcaatcttaaatatattttcatacgCCTCTTATTTCatagcaaaccaaccaccaatctcaatcacactttcacacacctcttatccctcaaTAAACCAAACACCAATTTCAATGGACTTCTAATTGTGACCTCACCATCCTTTATTACCGGTCTCTTATttctcggcaaaccacatctcaatcatactttcacacgttttttatcCTTAGGCAAACCaatcatcaatctcaatcaacaTTTAATTTCGTGACCTCATACtctggtcaatcaaatattagatTCATATTTTGTAACCACTATAATTTGTTATCGACCTCTTATTCCTCAACAAACCACatttcaatcacacttggttaaatggttgtacttattttgttatgttataagtttgaaacatacatcatttttaattttatttttaaccgtttcaagtttttgggcgggtcaactcacaatccgacttaagtattcattactctcacgtatatatcaaaattaatcataactctCGCTCGACCcgacaaaccaaacaaattcaaattaagaattattattattattatatatatatatatatatatatatatatatatttgaaacaatatttattttattattttgattagaaAAACAATGTCATCTTATACAATTTGTTTTAACACCCAATGAAAGTGAAAGTCTTGTTTATAACATTTTGAAGTTGATTAGGTTTATTTGTGATATTGGAAAAGTTAAATTTGAgcttttgtgtttattttattacaagtCTTTTTTTGAAATTGAGACCATATTAGAGGGCCACGTGTAAGAAGAATATGGAGGGTTATAATAATTATAGCACTAAGAGAGGAGGATTGAACCAGTCAGTCACCGCGCTTACTTCGTCGGCGACGATCATACTTGTCCAcacccctctctctctctctctctctctctttctctattCTTCTCCctattctctctcttcattttgCCCTAACTTGGATCAAACCCTAGTCCAGGTTACACTTTCAGACAAGAAAGATATCACTTTGCACTCCATCGTCTGGTAATCATTTTCATCTACATTGATTGATTATCAGAAAAATTCATTCTTTTTTGTTTTCTCCTGTAATTAGTAAATGGATGGAATCAAACCCACAAgtttaaaagtatttatacaGCCGCCTTTGTTTGATTTTCTCCCAATTTGACCtacccatcatcatcatcatcatcatcgctCTCAAGTGATTCATCAATAGGGAAGGAATTGTGGACAGACAGAGAAATGGACGCCGTTCATCCGCCTCAACAGAGATCCGATTCTACCGGAAGGGTACCAGCCGACAGAATGGAGATGATCCGAATTTATCAGGCCTGGAAAGGCAGTAATGTAAGTTTTCATCATTGTTGAATGTGGGTGTTTGATCATCATTAATCAATCAGATTTGAGACtcgtctgtctgtctgtctttATTTATCAGAGATTCCTCGTGGGAGGAAGACTTGTATTTGGACCAGACGCAAGATCAATCTTCATGACAGTGTCTCTAATAGTTATCCCTATTGCCATCTTCTGTGTTTTCGTTGCCAGAAACCTTAAGGATTATTTCCCCCATGATACAGGAATAATCATCATGGTTTTACCAATTGCCTTAACATTTTGGGTAAGACTGTTTTCCCCCTGTTCAATTAAAGTTTCAACCCttaatccattttttttctttccacaGGACTTAATACTTCTTCTACTGACATCTGCGAGAGATCCTGGTATAGTTCCTCGTAATCTATGTCCACCCGAGCCAGAACCTTGCGAAGCGAATGCAGAAGCCTCGGCTAATCAGGCAGTGCCAATGCGGCTGCCTCGAGTGAAGGAAGTACAAGTGAATGGGATAAGTGTAAAGATCAAATATTGTGACACTTGTATGCTCTATAGACCTCCTCGTTGCTCTCACTGTTCGATATGTAATAATTGCGTCGAAAGATTCGATCATCACTGCCCTTGGGTTGGACAATGCATTGGACAGGTGATTGATTAATTCCTTTGTTTTCTTGATTTGTAGTGTTAATAATGACTAATTCTTGTTATTGACTAACTGAGGCAGAGGAATTATCGGTTCTACTTCATGTTTGTGTTGTCCACGACCCTTCTATGCGTTTATGTGTTTGCGTTTTGCTGGGTTTACATCACGAGAATTATGAATAGTAAGCATATAACCGTTTGGAAGGCGATGGCGAAGACTCCTGCCTCTATTGTGCTGATAATCTTCACCTTTCTCGCCTTCTGGTTTGTGGGTGGCCTCACTGTCTTCCATCTTTACCTCATCAGCACAAACCAGGTAATCTTGCTAGGTCATTTTGCAACAATTTGAGGAAATTGACAAGAAATTTTGCAATCTATGTGTTTTGTTTGCAGTCTACATATGAAAATTTTAGATACAGATACGACAGACGTGCAAACCCGTATAACAAAGGGCTGATAAGAAACTTCGCAGAGATATTCTGCAGTAGAATTCCTGCTTCGAAAAACAAATTTAGGAGAAAGGTGGCTCGAGAGGCTGAAATACGATCAGGGTCAATGAGTGGTAGCTTGGGGGGACCGTACATGGGGAAAGCAACGGGCGATGTGGAGATGGGAGGAGGGAAATTAGCTGTCTGGGAAGATGGAAATAGTAAAcgggatgatgatgatgatcataaTGTTGATCATAATGAGTTGGGGAGGTCTGTGAACAGGCGAGAGGAGGTTCGGGGGGCGAATAAAGAGGATTTGGCGAGTACGGCTTGGGGAAGAAGGAGAAGTGGGAGTTGGGGTGCGCCTGCTGTTGTTTCTTCTTCTACTTTTGCTGCGGAGGATATGAATAGAAGAAGCAGGAGCACGGCTGAACGATCGCGTGTGGACGATGAGGAATGTGTATAAACTGAGATAAAAATAGAGTTCAAATCCAAAAGGGAGAGGGGGTGTGATCTCTATATATCTATCTCTTTTAAGATTCATATCATATATATGAGAATGAGACAATCAAATCATGTTCATATTTCCATGGCAATCTTCTTAATAGTATATGTATTGATTCTAGCCATGGACAGTTATCACTCACAGACAAACAGGTTGCTGCTGTTGCTTCAGCTGCTTCAGCTGCTTCCATTTTCGAAACAAGTTCAATTGTGCATAATATACTCTATTGCCATATCTTTGTATTTGAACTCAAACTCACCAGGATTTGTTGTTTGGACTTTATAATATTTGACAATATACCATCCTTTCAATTTGTATTAGTTCGCTTTGAATTGAAAAGTTTCGAACTTTTTTAATATGTAGAGTGGAGAGGTTTTCCTTTAGCCATAGGAATACTAGTGTTTTTATTCGGGTTTGGCTCTTTTGTATTTAGATTTTAGATTAAGGAAGTaatttagtttagttggttaaatattatattaataaggttaaagtTACATATTCAACTTTTTGCtgtagtttataattttttcttttaggCTGCGGCTGGTTAGCTCGCCTCTGGCCTAATCATCCCTATGTATAATCGATAATAGGGCTGGTCCTAGGTTAAGTCGAGTCGAGAAAGACCATGGGCTATACAGTTCAACATAGGgcaatcaaaatataattagtaaACTTAATCAGCTAAAACTAAACCAATAGGTAAAAacaatttttcataatttaatatttataagaattcaatcatttacaaatgttaattaatatttattaagtgAAAACAACTTATAAAAgtgatatatttattaaattagaaaaaagaaaaataatatgtcTTGGGTCTACCACCCATTTATGTCTGTCTCGatgataatattttggttatttcttttttattttatttctttttgtaacctgaaaacttattaaaaattatatatattataaatacaaCTCTTGGATGCATCTTTCACATGATCACCAACAATATCTtttatcacaaaaaaaaatcaaaatgtcaTTAAATGCAGCCTAACAAAAACATAAGATTGTTAAACAATTAGCAGCAACAATATTTTACCATATATATACatttgatatttgtttataGTTTTTGTTAAAAGAATCCTTTTACTTTAATTAAgcatattaaaaaagaataagtcAATTCTGTTGTGCTCAACTCTTTACTTAatttgtcaaatatatttattattttacaattgTGTTTGGATGACCCACCATAGACCTATAAGCATGTCTGatatcttacttttttttatatatattttttgtgtcCCACCATATGCATATATACCCACTCACAATATcttaccaaaaaataaaaaacacttaattaatttgatgtgACCTAATCTCTcataaataatctaaataatgTTTAGAATTAAGAATAATCAATCTAGTTAAATTAAGAACTAATTTCACCATTTCCTTTAAATCACCTCAATATATAAATTGTCAACATTACCAATAAAAATTggttttcttaaatatataacttgTCAAATGTCAAAGGGTAGAAAATTCATTGTAAAACTTTAGGGTTGATTTGAATATTCCATTTCAAATGCTCAACTTTAAATTTTCagaattagaatatttttattgttgttatcaaagaattaaaatatcatttggaAATAAAATTAGCCTTCAATTAACATATCCCAAATCTAATTTGAACCATTCAAAACaactaatttatcaaatttattttttactaaaaatatcttaaattaataggtatattgataaaaaatttttttataaaaaacta is part of the Impatiens glandulifera chromosome 1, dImpGla2.1, whole genome shotgun sequence genome and encodes:
- the LOC124920445 gene encoding probable protein S-acyltransferase 7, with the translated sequence MDAVHPPQQRSDSTGRVPADRMEMIRIYQAWKGSNRFLVGGRLVFGPDARSIFMTVSLIVIPIAIFCVFVARNLKDYFPHDTGIIIMVLPIALTFWDLILLLLTSARDPGIVPRNLCPPEPEPCEANAEASANQAVPMRLPRVKEVQVNGISVKIKYCDTCMLYRPPRCSHCSICNNCVERFDHHCPWVGQCIGQRNYRFYFMFVLSTTLLCVYVFAFCWVYITRIMNSKHITVWKAMAKTPASIVLIIFTFLAFWFVGGLTVFHLYLISTNQSTYENFRYRYDRRANPYNKGLIRNFAEIFCSRIPASKNKFRRKVAREAEIRSGSMSGSLGGPYMGKATGDVEMGGGKLAVWEDGNSKRDDDDDHNVDHNELGRSVNRREEVRGANKEDLASTAWGRRRSGSWGAPAVVSSSTFAAEDMNRRSRSTAERSRVDDEECV